One Phaseolus vulgaris cultivar G19833 chromosome 11, P. vulgaris v2.0, whole genome shotgun sequence genomic window carries:
- the LOC137836437 gene encoding uncharacterized protein: MAKLDCTAQNIIASALDSNEFFRISECKSAKEMWDTLKATHENTNESKEVKTKSQARRKRWKNRKSLNLCFKSKNEDDSSSETLKESMQQWYLDSGCSKHITGDKSKFLSISFKQEGHVTYGDNNKGRILGRRSIGNKDILIIHDVLYVEGLKHNLLSISQLCDKGYQVIFKTNSCEICLPNTKEVMLIGKRINNVYLLDI, encoded by the exons atggccaagcttgattgtactgcccaaaacataatagcttctgcactggattctaatgaatttttcaggatatcagaATGCAAatctgccaaagaaatgtgggacacactcaaagcTACTCATGAGAACACCAATGAATCAAAGGAAGTAAAGACAAAAAGTCAAGCACGAAGGAAAAGGTGGAAAAACcgaaaaagcctcaacctctgcttcaaGTCCAAAAATGAAGATgattcaagcagt GAAACCTTGAAGGAGAGCATGCAACAATGGTATCTGGACAGTGGGTGCTCAAAGCACATTACTGGGGATAAATCAAAGTTTctaagcatctcctttaagcaagaaggtcacgtaacctatggagacaacaacaagggaaggattcttggaagaAGATCCATAGGAAACAAAGATATCTTGatcatccatgatgtgctttatgtagaaggtTTAAAGCACAATCTGCTAAGCATTAGTCAATTGTGTGACAAAGGATATCAGGTTATCTTCAAAACAAACTCCTGCGAAATCTGTCTTCCCAACACAAAAGAGGTCatgttgattggtaagagaatcaataatgtttatctcTTGGATatctga
- the LOC137836421 gene encoding uncharacterized mitochondrial protein AtMg00810-like: MNIIGTKWVYKNKMYEHGAITRNKARLVARGYNQEEGINYDETYAPVARLEAVRLLLAFSSIKRFKLFQMDVKSAFLNGYINEEVFVSQPPEFEDYKHLETLFIKKKREDIILVQVYVDDIIFGSTNEEMCEAFVEAMKREFEMSILGEMNYFLGLQVKQLKDGIFINQAKYCKELLRKFEMDKCKAISTPISTSCQLDQDHAGKSVDQSKYRGLIGSLLYLTAIRLDIMFVVCLCARYQSDPKESHYNAAKRILKYLQGTKDVGLWYSNNVSLNLTSFTDLDFVGCKIDRKITSGTCHMLGSSLISWHCKKQARVALFTAEAEYIAAESCCAQTL, from the exons atgaacatcataggaaccaaatGGGTGTACAAAAATAAGATGTATGAACATGGGGctatcaccagaaacaaggcaaGGCTGGTTGCTAGGGGCTACaaccaagaagagggaataAATTATGATGAGACTTATGCACCAGTGGCACGACTAGAAGCAGTTAGACTTCTattagcattttccagcataaaAAGATTCAAAttattccaaatggatgtaaagagtgcATTCTTAAATGGATATATTAATGAAGAAGTGTTTGTTTCTCAGCCTCCAGAATTTGAAGATTACAAACATCTAGA AACCTtgttcataaagaagaaaagagaagacattatacttgtgcaagtctatgtggatgacatcatctttggatccacaaatgaagagatgtgtgaagcaTTTGTAGAAGCAATGAAACGTGAATTTGAGATGTCCATATTGGGAGAAATGAATTACTTTCTTGGCTTGCAAGTTAAACAACTTAAGGATGGAATCTTCATAAATCAAGCAAAGTACTGCAAGGAATTGCTTAGGAAGTTTGAGATGGAcaaatgcaaagcaatcagcacGCCAATCTCAACAAGTTGTCAACTAGATCAAGATcatgcaggaaaatcagtggatcaatccAAATACAGGGGGTTAATTGGTTCtttattatacttaactgctatTAGGCTtgatattatgtttgttgtatgtTTATGTGccagatatcaatctgatccaaaggaatcacactacaatgcagccaAGAGAATCCTGAAATACTTGCAAGGAACCAAAGATGTTGGACTATGGTATTCAAACAATGTTTCCCTGAATTTAACTAGTTTTACAGATTTAGATTTTGTAGGTTGCAAGATTGATAGGAAAATCACAAGTGGAACTTgccacatgcttggatcaagtctaatctcttggcattgcaagaaacaagccCGTGTTGCTCTTTTTacagcagaggcagaatacatagcagctgaaagttgttgtgctcaaacacTATGA